The Deinococcota bacterium genome contains the following window.
GCCGGCGGCGGCGTCAAGAAGCTCACCGGCCACGCGCTCGGCGGCGGTGCGCTCGGGACGGGCGTTCGAGGCGGCGACGAGCCAGCGCAGGCCCAAGGAGACGGCGCGGCGCGGCGGTACCTCGATGGGCACCTGGTAGGTCGAGCCGCCGACGCGGCGGCTCTTGACCTCGGTGCGCGGCTTGATGTTGTCGAGCCCCTGCCGGAAGACCTTTAAGGGCTCCTGGCCGGAGCGTTCCTGGATGAGGTGGCAGGCGCTGTAGAAAATACGGCTGGCCAGGTTCTTCTTGCCCTGCCTCATCAGCTTGTTGATAAAAGCGGTGACGACGGTATCGCTATATAACAGGTCGGGCT
Protein-coding sequences here:
- the rpsG gene encoding 30S ribosomal protein S7, translated to MGRRRRAEVRKLEPDLLYSDTVVTAFINKLMRQGKKNLASRIFYSACHLIQERSGQEPLKVFRQGLDNIKPRTEVKSRRVGGSTYQVPIEVPPRRAVSLGLRWLVAASNARPERTAAERVAGELLDAAAGRGGAVKKKDDVERMAEANRAYAHYRW